The sequence below is a genomic window from Prochlorococcus marinus CUG1438.
ATCCTCTCAGGTCGAGATGACGCTACTGGCAAGGCACATACTCTCCAAGATAGGGTTGATGTAATTGCAGAAAGAGCTATAAATTGGTCAAGTTTAAGAGTAAAAAAAAGAAAAGACAAAAAATTAGCAATAACGGTATTTAGTTTCCCTCCAGACAAAGGAAATGTAGGAACAGCTGCTTACTTAAACGTTTTCGGTTCAATATACAGAGTACTTCTTGAAATGAAATCCAAAGGGTATCAAATAGATGATCTTCCTAGTAATTCGAAAGAATTAATGGAAAAAGTTATTAACAACCCTGAAGCAATGGATGGTTCTCCAGAATTAAATATTGCTCACAAAATGTCGGTAAAAGAATACGAAGAATTTACACCATACTCACAAAGACTTGAGGAGAATTGGGGAAAACCACCTGGAAATCTTAATAGTGACGGTCAGAATCTTTTGATTTACGGAAAACATTTTGGAAATGTGTTTATAGGGGTTCAACCAACTTTCGGTTATGAAGGTGATCCAATGAGATTACTGTACTCAAGAAGTGCGAGCCCTCATCACGGTTTTGCTGCATATTACACTTATGTAGAAAAAATCTGGAAAGCTGATGCTGTTCTTCATTTTGGAACTCACGGTTCACTTGAATTTATGCCAGGGAAACAAATGGGTATGAGTGAAACATGCTATCCAGATTCACTTATTGGATCCTTACCTAATTTGTATTATTATGCTGCGAACAACCCTTCTGAAGCGACAATCGCCAAGAGAAGAGGGTACGCATCAACAATCAGCTATTTAACCCCTCCAGCAGAAAATGCTGGACTCTACAAAGGTCTTAAAGAACTAAGTGAACTTGTTGGTTCCTATCAACAATTAAGAGAGAATAGTAGAGGTATTCAAATTGTTAATGCAATTGTTGAAACTTCTAAGCAATGTAATCTCGACAAAGATGTTGAGCTCCCTTCAAATGACGTAGAAGAACTCTCTCTCGATGAAAGAGATCTATTCGTTGGCAACATCTATAAACAGTTGATGGAAATAGAAAGTAGATTATTACCATGTGGTCTTCACACTATTGGAGAAGCTCCCACCGCTGAAGAAGCTGTTGCGACGCTTGTTAACATCGCATCTTTAGAGAGGGAACAAGAGGGGTTAAGATCTCTTCCAGGACTACTTGCAGAATCTCTAGATCTAACTATTGACCAAATATATGATGGTAATAATAAAGGTGAACTCAAATTTGTAGAGTTAAATGAAAAAATAATCAAAACAGCGAGAGAATCAATATTTGCAATGGTTAACTCCCTAAAAATTGTTAATGGTAGAGTTTATTTAGAAAAATCCCTCCTTTCTAAACTATTTGAATTTCTCAAATTATTTGGTCTAAATCTACCCACTCCATGGCTAAGGGTTTGTAGATTAAATGGATTTAATCAAGTAAATCAAAAAGAGCTAAATAAATTATTTGATTATTTACTTTTCTGCTTAGAACAGGTTTGTGCTGACAAAGAAATGGATAGCCTTATTAAAGCCTTAGATGGTAATTATGTTTTACCAGGACCTGGAGGAGATCCTATAAGAAACCCAGGAGTACTGCCCAGCGGTAAAAATATTCATGCACTCGACCCTCAATCAATCCCAACCACCGCAGCGGTCGCGGCTGCAAAGTCTGTTGTTGACAAGTTAATTGAAAGACAAAAAGAAGAGCAAGGTTCTTGGCCTGAAACAATAGCCTGCGTTTTATGGGGGACTGATAACATCAAAACCTATGGAGAATCATTGGCACAAATCTTATGGTTTGTAGGGGTAAAGCCAAAACCAGACTCGGTTGGAAGAATCAATAAATTGGAATTAATTCCATTAGAAGAATTAGGCAGACCGAGAATAGATGTAGTGGTTAACTGTTCTGGAGTATTTAGAGATCTATTTATAAATCAAATGGCACTAATTGATCAAGCTGTAAAATTAGCCGCTGAGGCTGATGAACCTTTAGAGTCAAATTTTGTAAGAAAACACTCATTAGAACAAGCAGAAAAAGAAGGAAGTTCTATCAGAGAAGCTTCTGCAAGAGTATTCTCTAATGCAAGTGGTAGTTATAGTTCAAATGTAAATTTAGCTGTAGAAAACTCAACTTGGGAGGAAGAAAACGAATTACAAGAAATGTATTTATCACGTAAAACATATGCTTTTAATGCAGACAATCCAGGAGAAATGAATCAAAAGAGAGATGTATTTGAATCTGTAATGAAGACAGCAGATGTTACATTCCAAAATCTTGATTCCTCAGAGATTTCTCTTACAGATGTAAGTCATTATTTTGACTCTGATCCAACCAAATTAATTAAAACACTTAGAGATGACGGGAAAGAACCAAGTAGCTACATAGCAGATACCACAACAAGTAATGCTCAAGTTAGAACCCTTGGAGAAACTATTAGATTAGATTCAAGAACAAAACTTTTAAATCCTAAATGGTATGAGGGCATGCTCAAATCTGGTTATGAAGGTGTTAGAGAACTCTCCAACAGACTTAATTACACTCTTGGTTGGAGTGCAACAAGTGGTCAGGTAGATAATTTTGTTTATGAAGAAACAAATGAAACATTCATAAATGATGAAGAAATGAGGAAAAGATTAATGGAATTAAATCCTAATAGTTTTAGAAGAATAGTAGGAACTTTACTAGAGGTTAATGGTAGAGGATATTGGGAAACTTCAGACGAAAATATAGAACAGCTAAAAGAGCTTTACCAAGAAGTAGAAGATAAAATTGAGGGTGTAAAAGAATAGTAATCTTTTTCTATTCTCTGTAAATCCTATCAGCGACTTTTAGAATTTGAGAATTCATTCTTACATTATGAACTCTCACCATTTCTATATGAAATTTTGAACATAAACAAGTTATTGCTAAGGTACCAATATCTCTTTCTTTAGGGTTTATTTCATTCAAGATATCTCCTATAAATCTTTTTCTTGATGCACCAATTAAAATTGGTAAATTAAGTTTTTTAAAAAAATCTAAGTTTCTTAAAATTTCCAGATTTTGATTTATATCTTTAGAAAATCCAATTCCAGGATCAACAATTATATTTTTTTTAGATACATTTTTTTCTAAAGCATTTTTTATTAAGGTATCAAGTGAAATCCTAACTTCACTCAATACATCATCATAATTGGAAAGTTCATTCATATTTTGACTATTTCCACGACTATGAGTTATGACAAACGGGCAGTTAAATTTTGAAACAACATCCAAAATTTCCTTATCCCTTCTTCCTCCAGTAACATCGTTTATCCAATTAGCACCATTTAAAAGTGCCTCGTGAGCAACATCAGAATTAAATGTATCAATAGAAATTAAGATATTTGGATATTCAGATTTTATTAATTTCAAGTAAGGTATCAACCTTCTAATCTCTTCATTAGAACCTACTTCTTCAGCCCCGGGCCTGGTACTTTGAGCGCCAAGATCTATTATATCTACATCATTGCTTAAAAAATGATTAACTTGATTTAAAACTTTTTTCGAGGTATTCAGATCTCCTCCATCACTAAATGAATCAGGGGTTAAATTAATAACCCCCATAATTGAAGTTTTTTGTCCCCAGCCTTTTGGCCATGGGTTTTTATTATTGATAATTTGCAATTCTTGCAAAACTTATTGGATCTAATGAAGCCCCTCCAACCAGGACTCCATCTATATCACTCATTGACATGATTTCGTCAATATTATTGGGTTTAACTGATCCTCCATATTGAATAATTACATCATCAAAACCTATAAGTTTTCGAATTAGGGAACATATATAATTAGCGTCTTTCGCCTCACATGTTTTACCTGTGCCAATAGCCCAAATTGGCTCATAAGCAACTATAAGATTTGATGGATCTGCATTTTCAAGTCCTTGTTCAACCTGTCTTGTAATAACTCTATCTGCTTCTCCTCTCTCTCTCTGTTCTAATGTTTCTCCAACACAAACTATTGGAGTAAGCCCACTAGATTGAGCAAAAACTGCTCTTTTATTAATTTGTTCATCACTTTCACTGAAGTATTTTCTAGGTTCACTATGACCAACTATTGCATATGAGACTCCATGTTCAAGGAGCATTTTTGGAGATATTTCAGCTGTAAATGCTCCTTCCTCTTCCCAATGAATATTTTGACTAGAAATATCTAAATAATCAAAATTAGAATGACTAGAGAATGTTGAAATAGCTGTAAAAGGAGGAGCAATAACAATTTTACGATCACTCCTTAAATTTTTTATTAATGGGATAAACTCTTCTAAATAAGACTTAGCCTCAGCACAAGTCATATGCATTTTCCAATTACCAGCAATAACAGATTTTCTCAAAATAATATCTCCAAGAAAATTATATTAATATAAATTAAGTTCAATAGGTAAATTAATCAAAAATTAATTCATTTTTTAGAAATATAACTTTATCACCCTTATTTAATTTTCTTCCTCTCCTAGTTTCAACTATCCCATTAACTTTTATAGAACCCGATTTAATTAAAAATTTTGCTTCTCCACCTGAAGAAACTAAATTTTTCCATTTTAAAAATTGATCTAATTTCATTGTTTTGTATTCCAAAAGATATTGATAAAGTAGGATAAATAATAAAATATACAATATCTTGAGATTAATACCTCCAGTCAGACCATACGCAACAAGATTTATAAAGGGTTTTATATGCATGATTATTTACGTAGCTTGTTGGCCTTTATTAGCTTACTTAGCTGGAAACTTAATACCAGCAATTGGATCTGGCGATCTTTCGAATGTTTCTAGCATAATAGTTAAGTCATTGTTAGTATTTTTAGTCCAAAAAACTGCCCAATTTGGACAAGATGTTTTTATAGCTAAACCATCTTTAGAAATTAGTGAAGTAATGAGAGGAAATTTGTTCAGTAAAATTCAGAAAATAGATATGAACTCTATTGAAAAGATTTCAGCCGGTGATATTACATATAGACTTACAGAAGATGCAGATAGAGTAAGCGAAATTATTTATAAAACAGCTCAGGATACTATTCCGTGTACCTTACAATTGTTTGCTGTAATAATATATATGTTCTATTTAGATTGGTCATTAACATTATCTACCTTTGTAGTAGCTCCTTTAATTATCCTTTCAGTAAATAGTTTTGGAAGAAGAGTTTTATTAGCATCAGAAAAAAGTCAAGAATCAACTAGTGACTTGGCAGGTTTAATCGGTGAATCTATAAATGGAATGTCTACCATAAGAGCATTTGCCGCAGAAAATTGGATTGAAACTAGATTTAAGAAAAGACTAAATGCTAATAAAAAAGCAAAATATAAAACATTAAAATTACTTGCTTTTCAGCATCCAGTTGTTGGATTTGTAGAAGCATTCGGAATATTAGCAATATTAGGTTTAGGAGCCGCAAGAATAAACCTAGGCCTTTTATCAAGTCAAGAATTCAGTAGTTTTTTTGCCGCAATATTGATGCTTATTGATCCAATTAGTCATGTAAGCACAAATTTTAATGACTTCAAACAAGCAGAGGCATCAATAAAAAGATTGAAGAACATAAATTATGAACAGATCGAAAATGACAATAAAAATTTAAGAAAGATAAATAATATTCAAGGTAAAATAACTTTTAAGAAAGTTTATTTTGAATACAAAAAAGATAATGAAATTCTTAAGAATATAAATTTAGAAATCAAAGAAGGAGAAGTTACAGCTTTCGTAGGAGCTTCAGGTGCTGGTAAAAGTACAATGATGGCATTGATCTTAAAATTTATTTCACCGAAAAATGGTGAAATTTTTATTGATGATAAAAATCTGGAATTATTAAATACAAAAGATATAAGAAAAAATATTGCACTAGTTCAACAACAGCCTTTTTTATTTTCAGGAAAAATAATTGATGTAATCAAAATGGGTAGAAGTTTCACTCAAGAGGAAGTTATAGAATCGGCAAAAAAATCAAATGCCCACAACTTCATTCAAAAGCTCCCCGATAAATATGAAACTAAGATAACTGAAAGAGGGTCAAATTTCTCAGGAGGCCAGATCCAAAGGATTGCAATTGCAAGAGCAATTCTTGGAAACCCATCAATTCTCCTTCTAGATGAAGCAACAAGCGCTTTAGATGCAGAATCAGAATCAGAAGTTCGAGAAGGGCTTAATAGAGCCATGAAAAATAGAACTGTTATTGTAATTGCTCACAGATTAGCGACCACTCAAGAGGCCGATAAAATAGTTGTCTTTGATAAGGGAGAAATTATTGAAGTTGGGAAACATCTTGAATTACTTAATAAGAAGGGAATATATAAAGATTTATGTGAAAAACAATTAATTAAGAAATTATAATCTTATTTTGTTAATTAAAAATTAAAACCATGAGTGAAAATCAAAATGATACTGGCAACCCAGTTTTAACCTTTGAGGGGAAAAAATATGTAATAAATGACTTATCAAATGAGGCAAAAGATCTTATAAGAGGTTTACAAGTTGCCGATACACAATTAAAAATGTATCAAGACACTTTAAAGTTACTATCTGTTGG
It includes:
- the folP gene encoding dihydropteroate synthase, whose protein sequence is MQIINNKNPWPKGWGQKTSIMGVINLTPDSFSDGGDLNTSKKVLNQVNHFLSNDVDIIDLGAQSTRPGAEEVGSNEEIRRLIPYLKLIKSEYPNILISIDTFNSDVAHEALLNGANWINDVTGGRRDKEILDVVSKFNCPFVITHSRGNSQNMNELSNYDDVLSEVRISLDTLIKNALEKNVSKKNIIVDPGIGFSKDINQNLEILRNLDFFKKLNLPILIGASRKRFIGDILNEINPKERDIGTLAITCLCSKFHIEMVRVHNVRMNSQILKVADRIYRE
- a CDS encoding RNA-binding S4 domain-containing protein, with amino-acid sequence MKLDQFLKWKNLVSSGGEAKFLIKSGSIKVNGIVETRRGRKLNKGDKVIFLKNELIFD
- a CDS encoding ABC transporter ATP-binding protein encodes the protein MRLIPPVRPYATRFIKGFICMIIYVACWPLLAYLAGNLIPAIGSGDLSNVSSIIVKSLLVFLVQKTAQFGQDVFIAKPSLEISEVMRGNLFSKIQKIDMNSIEKISAGDITYRLTEDADRVSEIIYKTAQDTIPCTLQLFAVIIYMFYLDWSLTLSTFVVAPLIILSVNSFGRRVLLASEKSQESTSDLAGLIGESINGMSTIRAFAAENWIETRFKKRLNANKKAKYKTLKLLAFQHPVVGFVEAFGILAILGLGAARINLGLLSSQEFSSFFAAILMLIDPISHVSTNFNDFKQAEASIKRLKNINYEQIENDNKNLRKINNIQGKITFKKVYFEYKKDNEILKNINLEIKEGEVTAFVGASGAGKSTMMALILKFISPKNGEIFIDDKNLELLNTKDIRKNIALVQQQPFLFSGKIIDVIKMGRSFTQEEVIESAKKSNAHNFIQKLPDKYETKITERGSNFSGGQIQRIAIARAILGNPSILLLDEATSALDAESESEVREGLNRAMKNRTVIVIAHRLATTQEADKIVVFDKGEIIEVGKHLELLNKKGIYKDLCEKQLIKKL
- a CDS encoding triose-phosphate isomerase, whose product is MRKSVIAGNWKMHMTCAEAKSYLEEFIPLIKNLRSDRKIVIAPPFTAISTFSSHSNFDYLDISSQNIHWEEEGAFTAEISPKMLLEHGVSYAIVGHSEPRKYFSESDEQINKRAVFAQSSGLTPIVCVGETLEQRERGEADRVITRQVEQGLENADPSNLIVAYEPIWAIGTGKTCEAKDANYICSLIRKLIGFDDVIIQYGGSVKPNNIDEIMSMSDIDGVLVGGASLDPISFARIANYQ
- a CDS encoding magnesium chelatase subunit H, with amino-acid sequence MFTQVRSANRRVSPVEDNKHKVVIKAVYVVLEPQYQNSLTEAAKSINEMNGPIGIDLSGYLIEELRNESNYADFKIDISNADIFVASLIFIEDLAQKVVDAVSPYKDNLKASIIFPSMPEVMRLNKLGSFSMAQLGQSKSIIGDLIKKKKESDGASFQDSMLKLLNTLPSILKYLPVEKAQDARTFILSFQYWLGGTTENLKNFLLMISEKYAVSEKIKDQIEEFKIQDPETFPDLGIWHPLAPCMFESLKEYQNWENNRKDLNAKDEKTPTIGLVLQRSHIVTGDDAHYVAVIQELEYRGARVLPIFCGGLDFSRPVNEFYYDSFNKELPVVDGVVSLTGFALVGGPARQDHPKAIDALKKLNRPYMVALPLVFQTTQEWEDSDLGLHPVQVALQIAIPELDGAIEPIILSGRDDATGKAHTLQDRVDVIAERAINWSSLRVKKRKDKKLAITVFSFPPDKGNVGTAAYLNVFGSIYRVLLEMKSKGYQIDDLPSNSKELMEKVINNPEAMDGSPELNIAHKMSVKEYEEFTPYSQRLEENWGKPPGNLNSDGQNLLIYGKHFGNVFIGVQPTFGYEGDPMRLLYSRSASPHHGFAAYYTYVEKIWKADAVLHFGTHGSLEFMPGKQMGMSETCYPDSLIGSLPNLYYYAANNPSEATIAKRRGYASTISYLTPPAENAGLYKGLKELSELVGSYQQLRENSRGIQIVNAIVETSKQCNLDKDVELPSNDVEELSLDERDLFVGNIYKQLMEIESRLLPCGLHTIGEAPTAEEAVATLVNIASLEREQEGLRSLPGLLAESLDLTIDQIYDGNNKGELKFVELNEKIIKTARESIFAMVNSLKIVNGRVYLEKSLLSKLFEFLKLFGLNLPTPWLRVCRLNGFNQVNQKELNKLFDYLLFCLEQVCADKEMDSLIKALDGNYVLPGPGGDPIRNPGVLPSGKNIHALDPQSIPTTAAVAAAKSVVDKLIERQKEEQGSWPETIACVLWGTDNIKTYGESLAQILWFVGVKPKPDSVGRINKLELIPLEELGRPRIDVVVNCSGVFRDLFINQMALIDQAVKLAAEADEPLESNFVRKHSLEQAEKEGSSIREASARVFSNASGSYSSNVNLAVENSTWEEENELQEMYLSRKTYAFNADNPGEMNQKRDVFESVMKTADVTFQNLDSSEISLTDVSHYFDSDPTKLIKTLRDDGKEPSSYIADTTTSNAQVRTLGETIRLDSRTKLLNPKWYEGMLKSGYEGVRELSNRLNYTLGWSATSGQVDNFVYEETNETFINDEEMRKRLMELNPNSFRRIVGTLLEVNGRGYWETSDENIEQLKELYQEVEDKIEGVKE